AGCAGATAGTCCTGATGCGACAGTGATGCAAGAACAGCATAGAAGATTTTCAGAAGCGATCGCCCAAATCAAAGCAATGGGAATTAAAATCCCCTGCTTGCACTTGGCAAACTCAGCCGCCACTCTTACAGATTCAGCATTGCACTATGACATTGTACGAGTCGGTTTGGCAGTTTATGGACTCTATCCAGCGACTCATTTACAAAATGCCGTTGACCTCAAGCCAGTTTTACAACTCAAAGCGCGAGTTACCCAAGTTAAAACAATTGCCCCTGGAACTGGTGTCAGCTACGGTCATCAATTCATCGCCCCTCATGAACTGCGCTTGGCTGTCGTGGGAATTGGTTACGCTGATGGTGTACCGCGTAATCTTTCTAACAACATGCAGGTATTAATTCGCGGTCAACGAGTGCAACAAATCGGCACAATTACAATGGATCAGTTGATGCTGGATATCAGTGCTTTTGGTGATTTACAAGAAGGGGAAATAGTCACCTTACTTGGTCAACAGGGAAACGAGCAAATTTCAGCTAACGATTGGGCAGAAAAACTCAACACCATTTCATGGGAAATTCTCTGCGGGTTCAAGCATCGTCTGCCTCGCGTTGCAGTCATGTAATTGGGAATTGAGTTTTTTCCCAATTCCCTCTTCCCATCCATAATTAGTTATGATATGATATTAAACTAATGCGGATGTGGCGGAATTGGCAGACGCGCTAGATTTAGGTTCTAGTTCCGAGAGGAGTGAAGGTTCAAGTCCTTTCATCCGCATGTACGTGTAAACATAAAATAGTAACAAGTTTCAAGCACTAGCTAATTACTGCATAGTCTTGAAACTTTTTTTTGACATTTTATTCGCCTAAATCAGGTGATTACACGGTGCTGCAAATCAACTACTGAAATTGAACACGCTACATTAATAATAATTGCTGAAGTGGGAACCATATAGAGAATTACACCAATAAAAGCTGAGGTAATTTTCATGGTTAGTTTATATTAAATCTCAGAAATTTTACTTAATAAATCGTCACATTCATTTGCATTGGGGTGAGGCAGATTTTTTTTAAGTGTTAGCACTGAGAAAAATTTACTTATATTTTGGTAACTTAACTGTAGTATTTCAGTGGCTATCACTTAAAAGTTATTTCAAGTCAAGTGACTTTATTTAGTCTTTACTTTTTATTAACTTATTTTCCAGAGACGTTGAGCAATTTCAGTACAAACAAGTAAGTAAATTAACATACAATTACGAATTAATGGGGTGTTGACAATCTCAAAATATGTTTGCTGCTGGTGATATCCACAAGTTCCTGATTTAAAGCTTTGTATTTTATACTACAAAAAACTGTTGATTAATATTTTCATGGGAATTGTGGCGAGGCTGATAACCAAATTTAGCTTACATGTATTAAATTTAGCTGAAGTAAAAGCAAAATGAGTACAACTCCTACAGATAGCTACCGATTGGGCCATAAACTACATCCGCTGTCTCTGTTAGCACAATTAACTAGTCGTCATGCTACAGGTTGCTTGCATGTATTTACTGTTACAGGTTCTTGGTTAATTAATTTAGAAGAAGGTAAACTGACTTACGCTTCCTACTCAGATCAACTGTTTGAACGGCTGGATAGTCACTTGCGACAGTTGAGTCAAAAGATCCCGACTCTCAACAGCGCTACTCGCGTACAGATGCGGCTGATGTTTGAACCAAAAAATGAAAATCAGTCAATACCATATGCAGATTATCAAGGTATTTGTTGGTTAGTCAATCAGGAATATCTCAGCCATACGCAAGCGGCAAAACTTATAGAAGGATTGGCTAAAGAAGTATTACAGTCTTTTTTAGTAGTGAAAGAAGGAAGTTATGAATTTTCTTCTGAGAGTTTGTGGGATGAATTACCAAAGTTTTGTTATTTGGACTTGCGGTTATTAGTCGAATATTGTCAAAGGCAGTTACGACATCGGACAAATATTCAATCACCAGTTCATGGTGCAGGTAATTCTCAAGTTTTGCCCACAGCTAAATTACCTCAATCTCAGTCACCATTAGCAAATGGGCAACAATTGCTGAGACAAAAAATTCTGGAACCTCTGCAAAAGAGAAATACAACAACTGGCTCATCAATTGTGCAGAAAAGTCTTTATACAATTGCGTGTATTGATGATAGCCAAACAGTCTTGAATTCTATCAACCTTTTTCTAGAAGGAAATCCATTTACAGTAGTTACAATCAACGACCCAGTAAAAGCTTTAATGCAAATTTTACGCAGCAAACCAGACTTAATTTTGCTAGACGTTGAAATGCCGAATTTAGACGGATACGAGCTATGTTCTTTATTGCGTAAGCATTCAGCTTTTAAGAATATACCAATCATTATGGTGACTGGGAGAACAGGCTTTATCGACAGAGCAAAAGCCAAACTGGTGAGAGCATCCGGCTATCTAACTAAGCCTTTTACACAATCAGATTTGCTCAAAATAGTGTTTAAACACATTGGTTAATTTAATTATATTCAGCTGCATCCAATTCAGGCAATTTTATTCAAAACAACTTTTTTAGGAGGTTTATTAAGTGAGTCTTACCTTGGTTGGCACAATTTTAATTGTAGAAGATTCGCCCAGCGAATTGGAACTAATGAGCCATTATCTTAAAGAAAGTGGTTACAACGTGATTAAAGCTAGTGGTGCTAAAGAAGCTTTAGAAAAAGCTTTGTTACAAGAGCCAGATGCAATTGTTACTGATGTAGTTATGCCAGGGATGAGTGGATTTGAGTTATGTCGGTCTCTGAAAAAAAATCCGGCAACTCAAAAATTACCAATAGTAATTTGTAGTTCTAAAAATTTGGAAATTGACCGCTTGTGGGCAATGAAACAAGGTGCTGATGTTTATATAACTAAGCCATATACACGCGAGCAACTATTACGCGCTATTAAATCAGTGGTGTTTTAAATCAATGAATAATGCTCAAATGATCCTGACTGCAAAAAAAACAAAAAATAACTTATTAGATGGTTATCTCAAATTTCAGCTAAATCAACAGACAACTGCTGTTTTATCAATGAAGCACACGCAAGAAGCGGTAATTTTGCCTATTGAAGCTGTAACTTCGATGCCAAATATGCCTGCTTGCATTTTGGGTTTAATGAATTGGCGCAATCGGATAATTTGGGCTGTTGATCTGCCCAGGTTGCTGAATTTAGAAGCTTTAGATCATAAATTGTGGCAGTACAATGTGGTTGTGATTAAAGTCGAATCACTGCTTTTGGGCTTAGTTGTTCAAGAAATAAAAGGTACAACTAAATTCATGCCTGATGATATTCGTTCACCTGTAGGACAAGTCGCATCTAGTTTAGTGCCTTATTTACGTGGGTGTGTTGTGCAAGAAGAAGAAACCTTGTTGGTTTTAGATGCACAAGCTATTGTAGATTCTTCTATTCTCCGCAATGATTAGGTGTTACTAAAATCTGGTTTTTTAGTGTTTTATACCTATTCAGGAGAATTATAGTATGTTTCATAAAACTGACATGCCTAAGAGTAGTGATGCTCAAAATCGAGCAGGTTTCATTTCATCCCCACAGCTTCCTGATAGTATGGTAGAGCTATCAAGTAAGCCTGATATTGCAACAGTTGATGGTTCTGTGTGGAGTCGTGCAGTAGCTTACTTGCAGCGACTCAGCTTCAGTCAAAAAGCCACAATTTTAGCGATCGCCATTAGCACTATACCAACATTGGGCATAGGAGCGATCGCTTATACTTTGATTAATAAATCAATTACTCAGCAAATTACTCAATCTCAACAAGCCGCAGCTATTGACTTAACCAACACAGTCAACCGTTTTATGTTGGGAAGATATAGAGATATTCAAGTACTGGCAAATCTGCCATTTTTGACAAATGCCAAAATTATCGCTAGAACCAGCGATGAAGAAAAGCAAGCTGTCCTAAATCGGCTTGTGGAAGCTTACAAAGTTTATAACAGCATTGCTGTTGTGGATCTTGAAGGTAACTTGATTGTTCAATCTCGCGGTGAACCTCTAGATAATCAAAAAGACCGCAACTATTTTCAAGAAACTCTACAAAAAGATACAGCTATTATTAGTAAGCCGGAAAAATCAAATCAGACTAATGTAGTGAGTATTGATATATCTGCACCAGTTAAAGATAGTAACACGGGCAACACCATCGCTGTAGTAAAAGCAAGTGTGCCTGTCACATCTTTAGGAGAAGTGATTCAAAACTATACAAGCAAAGGACAACAATATCATTTACTCGATAGCTCAGGCAAAGTTTTCCTGACTCCACAAAAAGAATTCATGGGGAAAGATGCAAAAGCAGAGTATCCCGGTTTAGCTCAAGTATTGGCAGTTAAGAAAATCGATACTTTTACAACAGTTCAAAAAAATCATAAAAAGCAAGAATTAGTCAGCTACATTCCATCTACAAAACTCGAAGGTTTACCAAATTTAAACTGGCAAATACTTTTATCCACAGATACAGCAATTGCTTTTGCACCTCAAAGACAATTGTTGTGGACAATAGCGATCGCTACAATATTAATAGCAGCAATTGTGGGAGCGATCGCCACTTGGATAGCCAAGGGTGTCACACAACCAATTCTCAATGCAACTCTAGGTAAAGGTGAAGTTAATACTCCTCTGGAAACACCAAAAGCAGATGAGTCAGAAGTATTGAATGCAAATATTAACCATGCGTCCACGCAATTACCAGGCTTGGTGACAGAACAACCACAAACAGCCCAAGTCTCTCCAGAAGCACTGCAACAACAACTTTTAGAACTACTCAACAACGTAGAAGGTGCAGCTAGAGGTGATTTGACAGTGCGTGCAGACGTAACCACTGGAGAAATTGGCACTGTTGCTGACTTTTTTAACTCCATCGTCGAAAGTTTGCGAGATATTGTCACCCAAGTTAAACAAGCTGCTACCCAGGTAAATGGCGCAATTGGTTCTAACGAAACAGCCATTCGCCAATTAGCAGAGGAAGCACTCATCCAAGCCGCCGAAATCAACCGCACCCTGGATGCTGTTGACAAAATGACCCATTCTATGCAGGCTGTAGCTGCAAGCGCCCAACAAGCTGCAAAAGTTGCCAACCATGCTGCTGACAATGCTGCCAAGAGTGGACAAGCAATGGATTTTACAGTGCAAAACATCCTTTCATTAAGAGAAACCGTTGGTGATACTGCCAAGAAAGTCAAACGTCTGGGAGAATCTTCTCAACAAATATCGCGCGTGGTGTCCTTGATTAACCAAATCGCCATGCAAACCAACTTACTCGCCATCAACGCCAGCATTGAAGCAGCCCGTGCTGGTGAAGAAGGACAAGGTTTTGCTGTTGTTGCAGAAGAAGTAGGCGAACTGGCAGCCCGCAGTGCCGCAGCAACTCAAGAAATTGAAGAAATTGTCGAAAATATCCAACGGGAAACCAACGAAGTGGTGCAGGCAATGGAAATAGGCACAATTCAAGTGGTAGATGGTACTCGAATTGTGGAAGAGGCTAAGGAAAATTTGAGTCAAATTTTAGATGTATCGCGTCAAATTGACTTGTTAATACAATCGATTTCTACTGCAACTGCATCTCAGGTAGAAACATCACAAACTGTTAGCCAACTGATGAAAGATATCGCTGCCATCTCACAACGTACCAGCGATTCTTCACGCCAAGTTTCCCAATCTCTGCAAGAAACTGTGGAGATTTCTCATCAATTACAAGAGACTGTAGAGACTTTTAAAGTTAGTTAGTTGTCAGTTGTCAGTTGTTAGTTGTTAGTTGCTTTTTTTACCACTGACCACTGACCACTGACCACTGACCACTGACCACTGACCACTGACAAATAACAAAAACTATGAATAAAGAATTGGAAATCCAGAGGCAGTTTCTGGAAGAAGCTATAGATTACCTGAATACTTTGGAAGGGGTATTGTTGGAAATCGACTCTCAGAACCGCATCGATTTAGATAAAATTAATGCTGCATTGCGTGCTGCTCATTCTATTAAGGGTGGGGCGGCGATGATGGGTTTTAAGACATTAAGTGATTTAGCTCATCGCTTGGAAGATTCTTTAAAAGTATTAAAAACCAAAAAAAGTTCTCTAGAGTTTGATACGGAATTACAAAGTTTACTGCTTTCTGGTGTTGATTGGTTACGTCAAATTGTACAACTTTTAAAAGAAGAAAATGCTATAGAAGAACAGTGGTTAGCCAGCTTTTGTTATCCCGTTTTTGATGAATTACGCGATCGCTTGGGTGAACCCACCCCAGAAGACGCTACAACTATGCTATCGCCGGAAGACGGGCAAGATATTATTCCTTTGCTCTTTGAAACAGAAGTAGAAGGATGTTTGCAGCGTTTAGAATCGGTGTTGGCAGATAGTCAACAACCATGTTTGCAGGAAGAAGTTGCCATCATGGCAGCTGAATTAGGCGGTTTGGGTGAAATGCTGCAATTAACAGCTTTTACCCAACTTTGTGAGTCAATCAAACAACACATAGAAGCGCCGGAACCTGAACGTGTGCCGGAAATTGCCCGGTTAGCCTTACAAGCATGGCGGCGATCGCAAGCTTTGGTGTTGACAAATCAACGTGATAGTCTACCTACACATATTGAGTTGCATGAAGTTGCAACTTTTGCCACAAATGCAGTTGATAGGAAAGTTTTCTCTGAGATAAATGTGGCAAATACAGAATACTTAGATGATGATATGTATCCGGCTGATATGCCAGAGGAAAACACATTAGTTGCTAGGGAAATTTCCACAACAGATTTTAAATTTGTCGAACATAAAATAGAGTCAGTTGGTGTTGTTAAAGACCGGGAAAATCCAGAAAATACTGTTCGCGTTCCTAGTAAACAACTTGAGCAAATTAATGATTTATTTGGTGAACTGATTGTCCAGCGTAATGGGCTAAATTCGCAAATAGAAAAATTACGCAAACTTGTGCGGCATCTCAGCCAGCGAATGCAACTTCTCGACCGCGAAAACCAAGAATTGCGGAGAGAATGTGATAAGATTACTACAAAAAATGCCATATCTGGTCGGGAGCGATCGCTAGCTGATGAGAGTGAGCAAACACAAAGCATAACAAGAGATTTTGATGGTTTGGAAATGGATCGCTATAACGAATTAAACTTGCGATCGCAGGAAGTTATGGAAACCATTGTGCAAGTACAAGAAGTTTCTACAGATATTCAATTAAGCGTTGACGATACAGATCAAATTGCTCGCAAACTCAGCAAAACATCAAAACAATTGCAGACAAAGCTGACTCACATCAGAATGCGTCCATTGTCTGATTTAGTAGAGCGTTTTCCTAGAGCTTTGCGCGATTTAAATGTAGAGTATGGCAAAAATGTGCAATTGAAAATTGAAGGTGGCAACACTCTAATTGAACGCAGCATTTTAGAAGCTTTGAACGACCCTTTAATGCATCTGTTAAGGAATGCTTTCGATCATGGTATCGAAGATTCTGCCACTCGCCAAGCTTTAGGTAAACCAGAACAAGGCTTGATTGAAATTAAAGCTAGCCACCGTGGTAATCGCACAATTATTACTATACGTGATGATGGTCAGGGCATTTCTTTAGAGAAAATTCGCTCTCGCGCCTTAGCGATGAAATTAGATGCTGGTTTAATTGAGAGTGCAACTGATGAAGAACTGTTGTCATTAATTTTTGAACCTGGGTTTAGCACATCCGACCAAGTGACAGCATTATCTGGTCGCGGTGTGGGGATGGATGTAGTTCGTAATAACCTCAAATTGGTTCGAGGAGATATTAAAGTAGATACCGAACCGGGAATTGGCACTACCTTTACATTATCAGTACCGTTTACCCTTTCTGTGGCAAGAGTATTGCTGATAGAAAGCAATAAAATGCTATTAGCATTTCCTACAGATGTAATTTCCGAAGTATTTTTACTGCAAAATGACCGAATTTTTCCCATGTCAGGTAGTGAAGTCCTGAATTGGCAAGGCACCATGCTACCATTAATTCGCCTTGGTCGCTACTTTGAATTTAATTGTCCACGCCATGATAGCCCAGAATTAGAAACTCCCCCAGCAATTAATGCTAGCAGCGTATTAATAGTTAAAGGCAATAATCAACCAGTAGCTATACAAGTAGACCGTTGTTGGGGTGAACAAGAAGTTGCTATCCGCCAAGTTGAAGGAAATATACCTTTACCTGAAGGTTTCAACAACTGCACAATTTTGGGTGATGGACGAGTCGTAGCATTAGTTAATATCAATGAATTGCTATATTGGATTGCTAGTAATCAGCGGACTCCTAGAAATAATCAATTACCATCAGCAAGATTGAAGACACCCTTCCTATTTTTGAAT
Above is a window of Nostoc sp. UHCC 0702 DNA encoding:
- a CDS encoding alanine racemase, with protein sequence MLSRKPTRNVDFNLECDTYAWFSQRAWVEIDLEALSHNVKQLVQFLSPRTQLMAVVKADAYGHGAVTVAQTALQSGASWLGVATVPEGIQLREAGINAPILILGATHTLEQIHAIAQWKLQPTLCSPKQALIFSNILETIEHDSPISVHIKLDTGMSRLGTNWQQAAEFVQLVQRLPHLDIKSIYSHLATADSPDATVMQEQHRRFSEAIAQIKAMGIKIPCLHLANSAATLTDSALHYDIVRVGLAVYGLYPATHLQNAVDLKPVLQLKARVTQVKTIAPGTGVSYGHQFIAPHELRLAVVGIGYADGVPRNLSNNMQVLIRGQRVQQIGTITMDQLMLDISAFGDLQEGEIVTLLGQQGNEQISANDWAEKLNTISWEILCGFKHRLPRVAVM
- a CDS encoding response regulator; its protein translation is MSTTPTDSYRLGHKLHPLSLLAQLTSRHATGCLHVFTVTGSWLINLEEGKLTYASYSDQLFERLDSHLRQLSQKIPTLNSATRVQMRLMFEPKNENQSIPYADYQGICWLVNQEYLSHTQAAKLIEGLAKEVLQSFLVVKEGSYEFSSESLWDELPKFCYLDLRLLVEYCQRQLRHRTNIQSPVHGAGNSQVLPTAKLPQSQSPLANGQQLLRQKILEPLQKRNTTTGSSIVQKSLYTIACIDDSQTVLNSINLFLEGNPFTVVTINDPVKALMQILRSKPDLILLDVEMPNLDGYELCSLLRKHSAFKNIPIIMVTGRTGFIDRAKAKLVRASGYLTKPFTQSDLLKIVFKHIG
- a CDS encoding response regulator, giving the protein MSLTLVGTILIVEDSPSELELMSHYLKESGYNVIKASGAKEALEKALLQEPDAIVTDVVMPGMSGFELCRSLKKNPATQKLPIVICSSKNLEIDRLWAMKQGADVYITKPYTREQLLRAIKSVVF
- a CDS encoding purine-binding chemotaxis protein CheW, which codes for MNNAQMILTAKKTKNNLLDGYLKFQLNQQTTAVLSMKHTQEAVILPIEAVTSMPNMPACILGLMNWRNRIIWAVDLPRLLNLEALDHKLWQYNVVVIKVESLLLGLVVQEIKGTTKFMPDDIRSPVGQVASSLVPYLRGCVVQEEETLLVLDAQAIVDSSILRND
- a CDS encoding methyl-accepting chemotaxis protein — translated: MFHKTDMPKSSDAQNRAGFISSPQLPDSMVELSSKPDIATVDGSVWSRAVAYLQRLSFSQKATILAIAISTIPTLGIGAIAYTLINKSITQQITQSQQAAAIDLTNTVNRFMLGRYRDIQVLANLPFLTNAKIIARTSDEEKQAVLNRLVEAYKVYNSIAVVDLEGNLIVQSRGEPLDNQKDRNYFQETLQKDTAIISKPEKSNQTNVVSIDISAPVKDSNTGNTIAVVKASVPVTSLGEVIQNYTSKGQQYHLLDSSGKVFLTPQKEFMGKDAKAEYPGLAQVLAVKKIDTFTTVQKNHKKQELVSYIPSTKLEGLPNLNWQILLSTDTAIAFAPQRQLLWTIAIATILIAAIVGAIATWIAKGVTQPILNATLGKGEVNTPLETPKADESEVLNANINHASTQLPGLVTEQPQTAQVSPEALQQQLLELLNNVEGAARGDLTVRADVTTGEIGTVADFFNSIVESLRDIVTQVKQAATQVNGAIGSNETAIRQLAEEALIQAAEINRTLDAVDKMTHSMQAVAASAQQAAKVANHAADNAAKSGQAMDFTVQNILSLRETVGDTAKKVKRLGESSQQISRVVSLINQIAMQTNLLAINASIEAARAGEEGQGFAVVAEEVGELAARSAAATQEIEEIVENIQRETNEVVQAMEIGTIQVVDGTRIVEEAKENLSQILDVSRQIDLLIQSISTATASQVETSQTVSQLMKDIAAISQRTSDSSRQVSQSLQETVEISHQLQETVETFKVS
- a CDS encoding hybrid sensor histidine kinase/response regulator, giving the protein MNKELEIQRQFLEEAIDYLNTLEGVLLEIDSQNRIDLDKINAALRAAHSIKGGAAMMGFKTLSDLAHRLEDSLKVLKTKKSSLEFDTELQSLLLSGVDWLRQIVQLLKEENAIEEQWLASFCYPVFDELRDRLGEPTPEDATTMLSPEDGQDIIPLLFETEVEGCLQRLESVLADSQQPCLQEEVAIMAAELGGLGEMLQLTAFTQLCESIKQHIEAPEPERVPEIARLALQAWRRSQALVLTNQRDSLPTHIELHEVATFATNAVDRKVFSEINVANTEYLDDDMYPADMPEENTLVAREISTTDFKFVEHKIESVGVVKDRENPENTVRVPSKQLEQINDLFGELIVQRNGLNSQIEKLRKLVRHLSQRMQLLDRENQELRRECDKITTKNAISGRERSLADESEQTQSITRDFDGLEMDRYNELNLRSQEVMETIVQVQEVSTDIQLSVDDTDQIARKLSKTSKQLQTKLTHIRMRPLSDLVERFPRALRDLNVEYGKNVQLKIEGGNTLIERSILEALNDPLMHLLRNAFDHGIEDSATRQALGKPEQGLIEIKASHRGNRTIITIRDDGQGISLEKIRSRALAMKLDAGLIESATDEELLSLIFEPGFSTSDQVTALSGRGVGMDVVRNNLKLVRGDIKVDTEPGIGTTFTLSVPFTLSVARVLLIESNKMLLAFPTDVISEVFLLQNDRIFPMSGSEVLNWQGTMLPLIRLGRYFEFNCPRHDSPELETPPAINASSVLIVKGNNQPVAIQVDRCWGEQEVAIRQVEGNIPLPEGFNNCTILGDGRVVALVNINELLYWIASNQRTPRNNQLPSARLKTPFLFLNAEKLPATPAKQKGTILIVDDSINVRRFLALTLEKGGYQVEQAKDGQDALEKLESGLKVQAVICDIEMPRLDGYGFLGRINSNINIKNIPVAMLTSRSSNKHRQLAMQLGASAYFSKPYNEQELLRTLEEMIRSVAETATLN